Sequence from the Actinomycetes bacterium genome:
AAGATCATCGAGGCCGCCTTCGACAAGGGCGGCGTCCAGGGCTGGACCTTCGGGTTCATCGCCCTGCTCGGCGCCGGGATCACCGCCTTCTACATGACCCGCATGGTGATCATGACCTTCTTCGGTGAGAAGCGGTGGGCGCCCGACACCCACCCGCACGAGTCGCCGACGGTGATGACCGCCCCGATGGCCGTGCTGGCCTTCATGTCGCTCGTCAGCGGTGCGCTGCTCATGCTCGGCGGCCGGTTCGTCACCTTCCTCGAGCCGGTGTTCGGCCCGGAGCCGGTGGTCACCCAAGTGATCTCGCCCGTCGTGCTGACGGTCATCACCTTGGCGGTGGTCGCGCTGGGGGGCGGGCTGGCCTACCAGCAGTACGCGACCCGACCGGTCCCCGAGGTCGCGCCGGTCGACGTGTCACCGCTCACGGTCGCGGCCCGCCGCGACCTCTACGGCGACGTGGTCAACGAGACCCTGGTCATGCAGCCCGGCCAGTACCTCACCCGGTTCCTGGTCTTCTTCGACAACCGGGTGGTGGACGGTGCCGTGAACGGCCTGGCCGCCCTGATCGGCGGGATCTCCGCGCGGAGCCGCCGGACCCAGACCGGGTTCGTCCGCTCGTACGCGCTGTCCATGTTCGCGGGCGCTGCCATCGTGGTGGTCGCCGTCGTGTTGGTAAGGATCTGACGTGACCTCCTTCCCGTGGCTGACCACCATCGGCGTGATCCCGCTCGTCGGGGCCGTCGTCGTGGCAGCGCTGCCGAAGGGCCGCGACCTGTTGGCCAAGCAGGTGGCCCTGGTCGTCTCGCTCGTCGTGCTCGTCCTGACCGTGATCATGGCGACCGCGTTCGACGCGACCGGGCCGACGTTCCAGTTCGTCGAGCAGCACTCCTGGATCAGCGCCTTCGGCGTGTCCTACGCGGTCGGCGTCGACGGCATCGGCCTGGTGCTGGTGGCGCTGGCCACCGTGCTCGTCCCGGTGGTCATCCTGGCCGGCTGGAACGACGCCGACGACTCGAACCGCCCCGTCAAGGTCTACTTCGCGCTCATCCTGGTCCTGGAGACCATGATGATCGGCGTCTTCGCGGCGACCGACCTGTTCTTGTTCTACGTCTTCTTCGAGGCGATGCTCATCCCGGTCTACTTCCTGATCGGCGCGTTCGGCGGGGCTCAGCGGTCCTACGCCGCGGTCAAGTTCCTGCTGTACAGCCTGTTCGGCGGGCTGCTCATGCTGGTGGCGCTGATCGGCCTGTACTCGGTGTCCGGCAACCAGCTGGGCAAGGGCACCTTCGAGTTCTCCGCGCTGACCGGGCTGAACATCGACCCGACCACGCAGAAGTGGCTGTTCCTTGGCTTCTTCTTCGCCTTCGCGATCAAGGCGCCGCTGTGGCCGTTCCACACCTGGCTGCCGGATGCGGCGGCCGAGTCGACCCCCGGAACGGCCGTGCTGCTGGTCGGCGTGCTCGACAAGGTCGGCACCTTCGGCATGATCCGGTACTGCCTGCCGCTGTTCCCGGACGCGTCGAAGTACTTCGCCCCAGCGATCCTGGTGATCGCCGTCATCGGCATCCTCTACGGCGCACTCGCGGCTATCGGGCAGACCGACATGATGCGGCTGATCGCCTACACGTCGTTGTCGCACTTCGGGTTCATCACGCTGGGCATCTTCGCGATGACCACCCAGGGTCAGTCCGGGTCGACGCTGTACATGGTCAACCACGGGTTCTCTACGGCCGGACTGTTCATCGTGGCCGGCTTCCTGATCAGCCGGCGCGGCTCCCGGCTCATCGCCGACTACGGCGGAGTCCAACGGGTCGCTCCGCTGCTCGCCGGCAGCTTCCTGGTCATGGGGTTGGCCTCGCTGGCCCTGCCGGGGCTGTCCACG
This genomic interval carries:
- a CDS encoding NADH-quinone oxidoreductase subunit M, whose translation is MTSFPWLTTIGVIPLVGAVVVAALPKGRDLLAKQVALVVSLVVLVLTVIMATAFDATGPTFQFVEQHSWISAFGVSYAVGVDGIGLVLVALATVLVPVVILAGWNDADDSNRPVKVYFALILVLETMMIGVFAATDLFLFYVFFEAMLIPVYFLIGAFGGAQRSYAAVKFLLYSLFGGLLMLVALIGLYSVSGNQLGKGTFEFSALTGLNIDPTTQKWLFLGFFFAFAIKAPLWPFHTWLPDAAAESTPGTAVLLVGVLDKVGTFGMIRYCLPLFPDASKYFAPAILVIAVIGILYGALAAIGQTDMMRLIAYTSLSHFGFITLGIFAMTTQGQSGSTLYMVNHGFSTAGLFIVAGFLISRRGSRLIADYGGVQRVAPLLAGSFLVMGLASLALPGLSTFVSEFLVLVGTFTRYPAAGIVATIGIIFAALYVLLWYQRVATGEPSERVKGFKDLGLREVLAVAPLIALLIALGFFPKPLLDVINPAVSSTLQHVGQTDPTPTVPVASGASAEGTAQ